The Acipenser ruthenus chromosome 54, fAciRut3.2 maternal haplotype, whole genome shotgun sequence DNA window ctgtgatattttataatgcgatattgcactgtgatattttataatgcgatattgtattgtgatattttataatgcgatattgtattgtgatattttgtaagaactgtaaatcgccctgcataagggcgtccgttaagaaataaataataatatactgtgaaATGCTCGATTCaatgctttactatactttgcaagggatggcaataagactcaaTACAGGACGGtacagctaacaagctcaggtgtgatttcttaaactcatagtaaaaccagtaaAAGTCTTATTTcatcccctttttttttttggtggtgtaAAACATACCGGTAGAAACGGcgctgtgtttgtatctctgcagAGAGGCGCGAAAATAATCAGCACGCGCCCCACGGCTTCTCTTTCGAACTGGGAAAATAACGGCAAGCTGCGCGCGCGCTGCGGCTGCGTTGTTCTGGTCCGCCTTCATGACAGCGTcgaaaaaaaaaaccagataacacaaattattattattattattattattattattattattattattattattattataagtggtTGAATTCTTTATCAGCGAGTGAGGTAGAGCATGTTATGTTTCACGTTATATTATTTACACAGCGAGTCAGTGTTTTTTTAGTGGAAAAATAAGCCTAGcggcgatttatttatttatttatttatttatttatttatttatttttattaattaatcgtttttgccATCTGGATGAAAAATATTGCCTCCTGCACACTTTCATTGAAAAGGTAGGGCCTTGAATATTTAAACATGTAGTAGGCCTGGCAAAtcgttttgggtttttttggggggggaaccTTTTTTGGGGGTCGGAGAGGGAccgggttattattattattattattattattattattattattattattattattattattattattatgtgtgtcGTTACAGCGGTTGCATAAACTGAATGGGCCTGCTCAACTTCGTAAATCCTGCCAAATATCCAAGAAAACAGAAACACATCACGGGACAATAAAGATAcataggtaataataataataataataataataataataataataataataataataataataataataataataaaatcttatGCAAATTCACATCGTCtaaagtattcatttattttttttgtgaatttgaaAACGgtaagatgcaaaaaaaaaaaaaaaaaaagttcattttaCACAACCtgaatctttttgtttttaaatcgggTTGTAACATCATTAGCCCTAAGGTTGACACAAATGATTTCCAATCAGGTAACCTACTAATATAACATTGATACGGGCTTTAAACTATTTCCCAGTTAAAATACatgataataaaaacacaatttaatcaCCAAGGTTGACACAAATGATTTCCAATCAGGTAACCTACTAATATAACATTGATACAGGCTTTAAACTATTTCCCAGTTAAAATACatgataataaaaacacaatttaatcaCCAAGGTTGACACAAATGATTTCCAATCAGGTAACCTACTAATATAACATTGATACAGGCTTTAAACTATTTCCCAGTTAAATTACatgataataaaaacacaatttaatcaCCAAGGTTGACACAAATGATTTCCAATCAGGTAACCTACTAATATAACATTGATACGGGCTTTAAACTACTTCCCAGTTAAAACACatgataataaaaacacaatttaatcaCCAAACAGTATACAATAAATCCTCATTTATAAATCACTTGCCTACTGGCACTGATGAGTACTACATTTatcacctgaaacacacacatgatTCAAGGATTAGGATTTCAGACTGttttcgatatatatatatatatataaaataaggaggctgtgtggtccagtggttaaagaaacaggcttgtaaccagaaggtccctggttcaaatcccacctcaaccactgactcacttaacctccttgtgctccgtctttcgggtgagacgtagttgtaagtgactctgcagatgatgcatagttcacacaccctagtccctgtaagtcgccttggataaaggcgtctgctaaataaacaaattatatatatatatatatatatatatatatatatatatatatatatatatatatatatatatatatatataggcctatatacaTTATCAGACATTATACTGAAGTAATGACATGCTCatcttgaaatgtcattttttaaagcaGTTATCTAAAAGCAAGGCAGTTTAACTCCTGACCTAAAGCACTTAGTCATTTTCTGTATATCCCACAACCCATATTTGAAGTGACTTGATGTCTTTTTTTATGCTCTGTCTAATGCTTGGGATTTTTTTTGGATAAGCAAACTTTATGCATCAAACATCTTCTGATTTATTTGACGTTGAACAATTCCTGCAAACTCTTCAGTGCTTGTTTCTTTGTTATGCTTTTCCATTGCTTAGGGATATCAGCAGGCTGTGCATTAAACTCCTTTGCAAATTGTTCATTAAATGTAGTCAGGATGTACTTCCAGTAGTCAGAGGCTTCAATACTGGCATCGGGGGCAATGTTCCAGTCAGGGTAGAATCTCCGATAGTCTTTATAGGGATGAGCCTTCCCCTCTATGTCAATATTCTTAAATTTATTTTCACTATACACATCGGTTGTACATATCGTTTCGACTAGTTTCTCAGATCCTTCATAGCTGCACATACCCAGCCCTTGTGGTCGATGCACGGATGCGTGGTGTTCTCTGTGCTCCTTGCCTCCTGCCTCACAGGGGACCTTACAGAACGGACACTGCTCCCCACAGCCAAACACCCTCTTGAACAGCTCGTCCTGCGGCTTGAAGGGTAGATTTTTAAGTTTCTCCTCAATTTTGCATCCCTTAGAAAATTCGGCGCGTAACAATTTGTTCATTTCCTTCAGAAAAGTCTGAAGATCCGTCACAAACTCTTCATACTTTGCCGTGATCTGGAAAGTAATTCCTCCCAACGTGTCCTGGGGAATCACAATATCTTTGCTCAGAATGCTGCAGATGTTTTCAATGAATATCGATGTGCCTTTGCTGTCGTTAGGGAGGGCTGCGTTATCTTTCCCTGTTTGTGCGGTTTTGACAGCTTGTTCTATTTTCGTTGTTATCACGTCAAGACATTTGATTTCTAAATCACCAATGGAAGCGTCTTTTGTAAAGTGGCAGATGATGCGATCCAAAATACACTCCTTGACAAAATACTTGTAGCTGTTAGTGTATCGCACGTAGCTACTAACGTTTCCTTCAGTCAACAGCTGCTTTAGAATGGTGAACTGGAAGAAGGACCGGGAGCTGTATTTCACAGATTCTCCACCAGTCAGAATTGCATCTACAATTTCAATCCCGAGAGTTCTGTGAACATATTCTCTTACTGCAGGTGTGAGGCAGAGATTGACAAATTCCTTTGCTTTCTTTTGGCGTTGATCCTTTTTATGATAAAGATCTACGAATGTTGATTTGTACTGAGTTTTAAACTTTTCCAGCTGTTGCTCAGGGTTGTTCTCCATGAGGAACTGTTCATGCATCTGCTGAAATCCCTTTGCGGCAAAACCACAGATATGCAGCTTTAATTCGACTTCAAAAGCTGGATTGGTTTTGAGTTTCTTATTATTCGTCTCCTCCAGTGTTTCATCTATCATTACGAGCAACTCTCTGGTGTAAATGTCATGGTaatctgtctttctttctttttgttttgaaacATAATCTTTGCACTGTCCAATTAAATTGTTTGCCATCTCTTCTGtctgttttatggtgtttttgaaaacatttagcactcttttaaaaaaagaacatttctggAAGTGATTCTTATCATGCACCTCAAAAGCTGTTACTCCACATTTCGTAAAATCCTTCACGTTATTTAACTGTTCCTGAACTGCGCTGCCCTGTCTCTCTAAATTGGTTCTCAGTTGCTTAAAGACATTTGATGCAACATCTTTCTTGTCCATTGCCTTGATGTTGAGTTCATACATGGTCTCCCGCCACATATTTTCAAATTCTTCATCCAGCTGCGTATCAGATAAGTCTACACCCCTCTCCCTACAGTCTTTCAGCACGTCCAGTACTTTCCGTTCAATTGCTGCAGTATCCGTTTCATGAATATCTTTTAACTTTGTCATTCCTTTTTTAATTGCCATGGCTTTGTCCAGTGTGTTACGAATAGCATTATCAGTTTCTTTTGTAAGACTTTTAATGCTGTTCCTAAAGTCTTCTCTGTATTTTTCCACAAGACGAACATGTCTTTCCTTTTTCTTGTAGTATTCAGCCAGTTGGTCactgattttcttttcttcagaTGCCAGTTCCTGAGTTGCCTCTAATCGTAAATATCTCAGTAAATCAGTGAGGTTTGTAGGCTGGTTACTCTTGAAGTTAGAAATGCGCACCTCTGCCTCTGCCGCCCATGAAAACATGTGTTTTCGGAAGGACCATTCCCATTTAGAAAATGCAATGCAGAGGTCATTGTAAGCATCAGCCACCAGTGTATTTCTGAAGCTGAAAATGAAATTCTCATATTTAACAGATTTCCACAAGCTTTCCATCCACTCCAGGAACTCTGTAATATGTGCAGGAGGCTGATCGTCTTTGCAGTGTTTTAAAACCTCAAACAGACTCTTCTTGAACTCATACACAGCTTCACTGTAGCCTGTGTTCACTGGTGCCATCGGTGGAATGCCATGCCACAGGCCAGGGATGTACCAGTTACTGTTCTCTGCATCGTACTCCATAACGTCAGTGAATTTACTGACAGATTGTTGCTTCTCCATTTTGGCGGCTATCTCTGTCATCTCATTAAGATGCTTCAAAAGATGCTTCCTTTCTGTCATGTTTTTGTTGTGAGCAGACACCCCCCCGACATTCTGGTGCACAAACTGGCACTTCGGCTTCTTCCCCACTATTTTCATTCTAAGAAAGGCGTGCACCACGATCTGCAGGATATCCTTCATCTCTGTGGAGTTCTCCATTGCAATGTTTACTATGGTGATGTCACTCAAACCTACAACCAGTGTTGCAAGCTCATTGTCATGTTCGTAGCTGTCTTCTAGTTCTGCCAGTTCTGGAGATTTTAGACCTTCAGTGTCGATTAACAAGATAAAATCACAGTTCAGCTCTTCTTTAAGATCCTCTTTGACTCTGATTAACAGCATGAAGGCTCCTCTTGTGCATCTGCCACTGCTAACTGCAAACTGAACCCCAAACATTGTGTTGAGGAGGGTAGACTTCCCAGTGCTTTGGACTCCCAGCACTGTTACAACCAGCAGCCTGCTCTTGGGTTGGACTTTCCTGTGGAGCTCAGTTAGGACATCAGTCACCCACCTTACAGGGATATTTGATGCATCTCCATCCACCAGCTCAAGAGGGAAGCCATCCAACAGCAGATCAGCCACAACGCTGGGAAGATGTTGAAACTGCTGGCGAGATTCAGCATTGTCAGGAAGGGAGCACGCTGCTTCATAAATCTGTCCAATTTCACGCATGAAATGTTCCATTCCAAGGgaactttttaatattttttggtCCAAGTCTTCAATTGCACGTTTATTTTTTTGATCTGTTAAATCTGTACATTTTTCTTTATATTCCTTACGGAGTAGAGAGAGTTCTTTTCGTGCAATACCATCCAAGTTCAGCCTCATCCACTTCAGGAAATAGgctctttctcttttgtttgaGTTGGCTATTGCCTTGATAAATTTCTCCATTGCTTTAGGAGTCCTGCACTTGCTTTGTTCTTGTCGTAGTTTCTGTTTTTCCTCCTGCAGCTGAGACTTATATTGTTCAAGATTCTGGTCTCCTGCGTCTTCTAGTCTACACTCCTCTTTTTCTAATTTTGCCAGATTCTTCCAAGGTTGACCTTGCAAAGTTAGCTTTTCATCCTTGTATTGAGGGATCTTTATTATTTTGCCAATTTGAGCAGTAATTTCTTTGGCACTTTTCTTTGCATTTTGACATTCAGTACACTCTTCATCAACAGAAATGCCTAATTCGAGTGCTGTTGCAGACATGTCTTCTGTTCGCACCATATTTGGCTTGCTTTGCACAATGCCCTTCATGGCCTTGCGTAGGTTATTAGTAAACTCTGCATCATTCATCTGTTTGCCCTTAATTAGGATATTATTTGCATCTAATTTTAACTCTGCAGCCAGTTTTTTCACAGTGGTAAGATTTGTATTCTGAGTGTTATTAAGAACCAGAATCAGCTGTGCTTTGGTATTCTTCAGTGATGCCAGTAACCTGTACTCATTCTCTTCTATGctatcaaaaaacacaaaaacagctgATGATGTTTGCACTAAAAAGCTGAACTGTGTCTCAAAGGAGCATATGTCTCCTCGGAGTGTAGCAATAGCTATGGGTTCTGAAAAGATGTCTACATTTTTGTTACCGCAAGGAAGGTACCAACTGGTCTCAACTAAACCATTTGAAATCTCTCGTGAAACATCCCCACACCCCATATTGCGATGGATGAAGAAGTCATGGTACTGCTGGTGGTTACTGAGAACCTGATTCAGAATTTGAGACTTTGATAAACTGCAGTCACCCAGCCTAACAAAAGAGATCATTGGCATGGCAGTGCTGACTATACTGTCTTCTACAAACCCTTTTGTCTCTGCTAGTGAGTGGGGTCTCCACTCCTTCACAATGTCTCGCATGGCCCACAGCATTAATGTACACTGACTGGTGCTGCAGTCAGGGAGCAAGAGAGGTACAGCAAACTGACACATCGACATTTTTGACAGCATTTCCTGCTGCAGGAAGCTGTCGGCGGACAGGAAGAGAGCTGTGATGAGATCCAGCGGATTGATTCGATTGTCGTCACAATTATCATTACTGCACAAACCGTCAAAAATACTGTCAAGGTCCGGAGGTTTTGCGGCTGTTTTTGTCCTGTTCATGGCATCCGGACACTCACTACTTCTAGCTGTCACATTCACCATCATCAGTCTTTTCAGAAAGTGACTGGGAAGATCTTTTAGGGACTGGATTGGTTGATCTGTCACACTCTGTGGGCTGATCTCAAGGACAGCACCTAATGTGAGTTTGCTTGTCAGTCCTAACTTGAGCAGCAGTTCATCCAGTTTTTTGTCTGCAAGCATAGAAAAAAAAACGCGAAATTCAGTTCTCTATAATTTGGAAACTAGGCAACTATTGAGATTACATTTCAAAGGcaggaggctggaacacgcgtcctccgaaaagtgctcctgccaatccgtcatttttcgcactggtgatccacagcgaagccaccagacctatagtgccggaggacaacacagatctgaatggctccactgcagagccacaggcaccctatcggccacaaGGGTCGCTGATGCGccgtgaaccgtggattcccctgccgacctaagccctccctacccgggcggcgctcggccaattgtgcgccgccccctaggaactcccggtcacggtcggctgtgacatagcctgcattcgaacctgcgatctccaggctatagagcacatcctgcactccacgcggagcgcctttactggatgcgcccctcgggagcccccacacttttctaattaactaataaaacaaaacaattaaacaatataaCATGTGGCTCCACACCAGCCACAAAACACATTTCTCGTTGTGCAGGGtgcgtaattcaatatgttaacgcagcatcattaagcaggtttcatttgactttatgctgtaaaatgagttcattcagttgggtgatgcaaaacttttggttaattattttttaataaaggctCAGAATAAACAAAGGGCATGTTTTTTGAATATGTTCAGAATATTGCACGCAAACTCCAAATGTCAATCATTGTAGGTTGCAACTAAtcatatcttatttttttttaatgatttgaagGTGCAATAAAAAAGGCATTCTGTTTCTACTCACTTTCGTTTGCATGGTCCTTGTTTTTGGCACTGGCTGACATGATGAAAAATGTGGAGACTGTACGTTTTTCCTGGCTTTCTAGAGGTGGGCTCCTTGTACACTTTCCAGGCTGGTTTTAACATCTGTCACATTCGCAGCATCTGCCCCTTgtacatttacaaatacaaaagttaattgccattgattggtagtCAACTGTGAAGGCGAAGGAAGGACAACTTTTCTTGAATTTGAAATCCACACATTAGTGGAAAAAATCATGCTAGTATACAAATATTGCTCAATTAAAAGCAAACCACGAGTTTCTGTACCTCGTGGAATTATCCCTGCGAAATTCTGACCTCGAGTAGGTAGCTTTTCTGTCTGCTCCCTGGTCTCTCTTGCCTGCTGTGAATTTTCGCCAtgactatctttgtggggacattttcaaattatgtctgcacattgatagtaatacctgcccacacacacacacacacaaacacacacacacacacagacaaacacacacacacatagacaaatCCTGGATCCACCACCtcacctcccccacccccccactattcagactgcgcttgtagatctcttgctccgcccctcctgctctgcgctggactcacctgacctcagcaccacgttactggaccctcagctgatgcgctatccttgcactattgcactgctaataagtcattgtagatataacttcttcttcatattgtattttacagCAGTATAACATTTGCACACTGCTTATCTAAATATCTTTACTATCAGAAAGTTTGTAAATATCTTTACTGTCACAAAGGGTGTGGGTTAACAACAAGGATCTTGGCTgatgaaaaatgtaaagtagggattttttttctccttcactTCTTCAGTTTCACTTTCAGCAGCCTTTTAGCATTTCATTTCATATTGCACTATCGCACTACTTGTAgatataatatataattgtagatataacttgctgtgatcctagcTTGCTGCACCCTAGTGCATATTGTATTCTGGTAGTGTTATTATTGTCACTTACtttaaactgcactgtatttaaatatggatcttgcacacacacacacacacacacacacacacttatatacacacacgcacacacacacacatatatatacacacacacacacacacgtttgcattcctatatttgtggggagttctcattgactctcactatatttttatttactatttctaactccaatcAGGCAAAACTCCACACATGGTGAAAGTcaacaaaaaacgaaatattttggcactttttttttgaaggcatatttagttcttaaaaaaggTGTCTTACTAAGTGGGGACATTCACACAACGtagttttttcaggagttactatctttgtggggacattttctcaaattttgtctgcacGTTGacagtaatacctgcccacacacacacaaacaaacacaaacacagacaaatCCTGGATCCACCACctcacccccccccacccccccactattcagactgcgcttgtagatctcccgctccgcccctcctgctctgcgctggactcacctgacctcagcaccacgttactggaccctcagctgatgcgctatccttgcactattgcactgctaacatgtcactgtagatataacttgctgtaatgTTAACTTATTgaatcctagttcatattgtattttacagCAGTATAACATTCACTTCCTGCAAACTCTCCTATGTTTAAacattaatcttgcattgtaactctgtactgccctgtaacacctgtaagtcaccttggataaagatatctaccaaataaataaattcataataataataataataataataataattcccttaCCTAATCCTAGCACGCTTGCTGCATCACTGATTCCTGTTCAAGGTTGAAGGTCTGTCTTGGAGACGGTTAGTGTGGGAATGGACAATCCCTTTTATAGTGCACACTGCTTATCTAAATACCTTTACTGTCAGTCACAAAGGGGGTGGGTTAACAACAAGGATCTTGGCTAATGAAAAATGTaagtagggatttttttttttcctttactttCAGTAGCCGTTTagcatcttatttcatattgcgcttattgttattatttatttcttagcagacgtcctaatccagggcgacttacaattgttacaagatatcacattattttttacatacaattacccatttatacagttgggtttttactggagcaatctaggtaaagtaccttgctcaagggtacagcagcagtgtcccccacctgggattgaacccacgaccctccggtcaggagtccagagccctaaccactactccacactactgcctgTAGATAAAATatatcattgtagatataacttgcggtgatcctaacttgctgcaccctagttcatattgtattctggTAGTGTTATTAATgtaaactgcactgtgtttaaatatggatcttacatacacacacacacacacatatatatacacacacacacacacacgtttgcattcccatatttgtggggacttctcattgactctcactatatttttatttgctATATCTAACTCCAAtcaaactccacacagggtgaaagtcaacaaaaaacgaaatattttggcactttttttttttgaaggcatgtTTAGTTCTTAAAAAAGGTGTTTTACTAAGTGAGGACGTCCCCACAACGtagttttttcaggagttactatctttgtggggacattttctcaaatgttgtctgcacattgatagtaatacctgccccccccccacacacacacacagacacacacacacagacacacacacagacaaatccTGGATCCACCCCCCCCCCGTTTAGACtgtgcccctcctgctctgcactagactctcctgacctcagcaccacgttactggaccctcagctgatgcactatccttgcactattgcactgctaataagtaattgtagatataacttcttGTAATGTTAACTtattgcatcctagttcatattgtattttacagCAGTATAACATTTGCACACTGCTTATCTAAATATCTTTACTATCAGAAAGTATGTAAATATCTTTACTGTCACAAAGGGGGTGGGTTAACAACAAGGATCTTGGCTgatgaaaaatgtaaagtagg harbors:
- the LOC117398017 gene encoding up-regulator of cell proliferation-like, coding for MSASAKNKDHANENKKLDELLLKLGLTSKLTLGAVLEISPQSVTDQPIQSLKDLPSHFLKRLMMVNVTARSSECPDAMNRTKTAAKPPDLDSIFDGLCSNDNCDDNRINPLDLITALFLSADSFLQQEMLSKMSMCQFAVPLLLPDCSTSQCTLMLWAMRDIVKEWRPHSLAETKGFVEDSIVSTAMPMISFVRLGDCSLSKSQILNQVLSNHQQYHDFFIHRNMGCGDVSREISNGLVETSWYLPCGNKNVDIFSEPIAIATLRGDICSFETQFSFLVQTSSAVFVFFDSIEENEYRLLASLKNTKAQLILVLNNTQNTNLTTVKKLAAELKLDANNILIKGKQMNDAEFTNNLRKAMKGIVQSKPNMVRTEDMSATALELGISVDEECTECQNAKKSAKEITAQIGKIIKIPQYKDEKLTLQGQPWKNLAKLEKEECRLEDAGDQNLEQYKSQLQEEKQKLRQEQSKCRTPKAMEKFIKAIANSNKRERAYFLKWMRLNLDGIARKELSLLRKEYKEKCTDLTDQKNKRAIEDLDQKILKSSLGMEHFMREIGQIYEAACSLPDNAESRQQFQHLPSVVADLLLDGFPLELVDGDASNIPVRWVTDVLTELHRKVQPKSRLLVVTVLGVQSTGKSTLLNTMFGVQFAVSSGRCTRGAFMLLIRVKEDLKEELNCDFILLIDTEGLKSPELAELEDSYEHDNELATLVVGLSDITIVNIAMENSTEMKDILQIVVHAFLRMKIVGKKPKCQFVHQNVGGVSAHNKNMTERKHLLKHLNEMTEIAAKMEKQQSVSKFTDVMEYDAENSNWYIPGLWHGIPPMAPVNTGYSEAVYEFKKSLFEVLKHCKDDQPPAHITEFLEWMESLWKSVKYENFIFSFRNTLVADAYNDLCIAFSKWEWSFRKHMFSWAAEAEVRISNFKSNQPTNLTDLLRYLRLEATQELASEEKKISDQLAEYYKKKERHVRLVEKYREDFRNSIKSLTKETDNAIRNTLDKAMAIKKGMTKLKDIHETDTAAIERKVLDVLKDCRERGVDLSDTQLDEEFENMWRETMYELNIKAMDKKDVASNVFKQLRTNLERQGSAVQEQLNNVKDFTKCGVTAFEVHDKNHFQKCSFFKRVLNVFKNTIKQTEEMANNLIGQCKDYVSKQKERKTDYHDIYTRELLVMIDETLEETNNKKLKTNPAFEVELKLHICGFAAKGFQQMHEQFLMENNPEQQLEKFKTQYKSTFVDLYHKKDQRQKKAKEFVNLCLTPAVREYVHRTLGIEIVDAILTGGESVKYSSRSFFQFTILKQLLTEGNVSSYVRYTNSYKYFVKECILDRIICHFTKDASIGDLEIKCLDVITTKIEQAVKTAQTGKDNAALPNDSKGTSIFIENICSILSKDIVIPQDTLGGITFQITAKYEEFVTDLQTFLKEMNKLLRAEFSKGCKIEEKLKNLPFKPQDELFKRVFGCGEQCPFCKVPCEAGGKEHREHHASVHRPQGLGMCSYEGSEKLVETICTTDVYSENKFKNIDIEGKAHPYKDYRRFYPDWNIAPDASIEASDYWKYILTTFNEQFAKEFNAQPADIPKQWKSITKKQALKSLQELFNVK